The genomic window ATCTCGCGCTGCAACTTGTTTTTGCTCTGAAACGGGGGGTTGCCGACGATGGCGTCCACACGGGGCCACGGGGTAAAGAGGGCGTCGCCCTGCACGATACGGTCGTCGAGGTTGTCCAGCGGCAGCGGCTGGTCGAAGTCCAGGCCGGTGTTGCCCAGCAGGTCGTGCATCTCACGGATGGCGAGTTCTTTGGCGAGCGTGAGGGTCACTTTGGCGAGTTCCACGCCGAAGGGGTCGTATTCCAGCCCGTGCATCTGCCGGATGCTCACGCGGGCAGGCGGCAGGGCGGTCCCCGGTGCGGAGAGGTCACGCAGCCGCAGCAGGGCGCGGGCTTCCAGGCGGCGCAGTTCGCGGTAGGCGACATACAGGAAGTTGCCGCTGCCACACGCGGGGTCGAGCACCTGAAAGCTGGCGAGTTCGTCCAGAATGGCCCGCAGTTCCTTTTGCGTGGTCGCCGCCTCGATTTGCCGCTGAAACGGGGTGACGATGGTGGGCAACACCACCCGCATGATGTCGGCCTCGCTGGTGTAGTGCGCCCCCTTGGCGTGCTGCTCTTTCTTGTCCATGCTGCTCTGAAACAGCACCCCGAAAATCTGCGGCTGAATCCTGGCCCAGTTGTTTTCCAGCGCGGCTTTGTGCAGCAGGTAAAGCTCATCGCGGTTAAGTTCAATGGGGTCCACGGCGCGGAACAGCCCGCCGTTGAAATACGGAATGGGCGCAAAACGCCCGCCCCGTGCCCGTTCGGAGGTATTCATCTGCCGGAACAGCCCGCCGAAGAGGTCGAAGCTGCTTCCCCGGCCTGCCCTGGCGTCGTCGGCCAATTCGGTAAAAAAGCCACGCGGAATCAACTCGAAGTCCTCGGCGAACATCGCCATGACGCACTGCAAGAGGAAACGCTGAGCGCGGGCGCGGTCTTCACCACGGGCAATCACACTGTTGAGCACCTTCGCTACGCTGTCGGCGGCCTCGCGGGTTACGTCCACCCGGTTGTTGCCGAACAGCGGCGCCCTTTCCTGCTCAAACATGAAGTTCAGCACCGTGTACCGCTCAGGCAGTTCTTCTATCCGCAGCCGGTCCATCGGCTCGTCGAGCTGCTGATTGAAGTCGTAGACCCACAGCTCGTCGAAATTGCACAGCACGGCGTAACGTGGGCGGTCCGGCACCAGCTTGAGCCAGTAGTCGAAGGCCTGCTGGTAGTGGTTCGCCAGTTTCTCGCCGCGCTTTTTCATCTCTATCAGCACGCGGGGCCGCCACAGCAGGTCAGCGAATTTTTTGCCGCCGCCCTGCTTGGCGACCCGGTACTCCAGTTCCGCGCCCGCTTCCTTGTATCCGGCGTGCCCAAAGGCCTGAAAGAGCCGGTCCAGAAATACCTGACTTTCGCCCTTCTCGTCCCCTTTCAGGGTGCGCCAGTAGGCAACGAAGTCTTCCATACGCTGCGCGGTCTCGGTCTGAGGCATGAACCTCTTCAGAGTACGGCTTACACTCGGGCCATGTGGGCTTCTCAGCGTGCTTCCTCGGTTCCCGGCAGTGTCTTTTCCCTGATGGACGCCGCCAAGATGCGGGCGCGGGGCCGGGGCCTGAACGTCACCGACCTCAGCATCGGCTCCAGCGACCAGCACCCGCCGCTCAGCGTGCTGGACGAATTGCGGGCCGCCACCCACGACCCGGCGACCTACCGCTACCCGCTATTTTCCGACACCCAGCCTCTGCGCGACGCCGCCGCCGCGTACCTCGCCCGGCGCTTTGGCGTGCGGCTCAATGCCGACACCGAGGTGCTGCCGCTGATCGGAGCGCAAGAAGGGCTGGCGCACCTGCTGCTCGCCGTGACCGACCCCGGCGACACGCTACTGCTCCCCGACCCCTGCTATCCGCCGTACTGGGGCGCGGCGGCGGTGGCGGGGCTGAACGTGGTGACGCTGCCGCTGCTGCCGGAGCGCGGCTTTCTGCCGGACCTCAGCCGGGTGCCAGCGAACGTGCGTCCGCGCGTGCTGCTCCTCAATTACCCGAACAACCCGACCTCGGCCATTGCCAGCGCCGAGTTTTTCCGCGAAGCCGCCGCGTGGTGCCGCGAACGGGGCACGCTGCTGGTGCATGACCATCCGTATGCCGAACTGACCTTCGGCGACTACCGCGCCCCCTCGGCACTGGAAGCGGGCATGGAAGGCGTGGTGGAACTGCACTCGCTGTCCAAGACGCACCACCTCGGCGGCTTCCGGGTGGGCTTCGCGGCGGGGGACGCGGGCGCGGTGGCGGCGCTGGCGCGGGTCAAGGGGGCGATTGATTTTCACCCATATCTGGGCATTCAGCGGGCGGCGGCGCACGCGCTGGGGCTGCCCGACGAGGTGGGCCGGGTAGGAGCGCGCATTTTCGAGGAACGCCGCGACGCACTACTGTCGGCGCTGCGTGACCTGGGCTGGGAAGTCCAGACCCCGCAGGCGAGCATGTACGCCTGGGCGCAGGTGCCGGGGCTGCGCGACAGTGTGGCTTTTGCTGTGCGCGCCGCCGAGGAGACCGGCGTGGTGGTGAGTCCGGGGCAGGCGTTTGGCGAGCGCGGCGAAGGCTTCGTGCGCTTTGCGCTGGTGCAGCCGCCGGAGGTGCTGCGGGGGGCGGCGGCGAAGTTGGGTGAGGTGGGGGTTTAAGGCGTGGGGAAAAGACCCCTCACCCCTTGCTTCGCAAGGCCCTCTCCCCGGGGAGAGGGTCAAAAAAGCGCCGGAGAGGCGAGGGGCTCTCAGGCATACACCGCAAAAACCCTTACCCCCCCATCTTCAGCACCCGCACCCGCCCCGTCAGCGCGTCGAAGGTCCAGAGTTTGCCCCGCAGCGGCTCGCCCACGCCGCCGAGAACGAGCAGGGCTTGCAGCGCCATCAGGTCGCCCACGAGGTTGGGCACCGGCCCGAGCACGCCGAGTTCGTCACAGGAGCTGTCGTCTTCCGGGGTGGGAAACACGTCGCGCAGGCCGAGGTGCGGGCCGAAGACGCTGCACAGGCCGCTGACCCCGCTGGCAGCGCCCCACACCCACTCGCGGCCCAGTTCGCGGCAGGTGTCGGCGATGAGGTAGCGGGTTTCAAAGTTGTCGGTGGCGTCCACCGTCAGGTCGTGCGCGGCGATGAGCGTGGGGGCGGTCTCCGGCGTCAGCGCTGGCGCGGCCTGGATCTGCACGAACGGATTGACCCCCTGGGCGACGGCGCAGGCGGTTTCGGCTTTGGAGCGCCCCACATCGGCGGTGCGGTAGAGCTGCTGGCGGTGCAGGTTGGTGACGGACACGGTGTCGCCGTCGGCCACCGTGAGCGCCCCCACCCCAGCCCCCGCGAGCTGGCGAATGACCGGGCCGCCAAGCCCCCCCGCGCCGACGACGAGGACACGGGCGGCCCGGAGCTTTTCCTGCGCTCCGGCCTCCGCCCACTCCGGCACCAGCAGGGGGCGGGAGACGCGGCGCAGTTCTTCGCGGGTGAGGGTCATGGCGTGCAGGATAGGCGG from Deinococcus radiodurans R1 = ATCC 13939 = DSM 20539 includes these protein-coding regions:
- a CDS encoding class I SAM-dependent DNA methyltransferase, which codes for MPQTETAQRMEDFVAYWRTLKGDEKGESQVFLDRLFQAFGHAGYKEAGAELEYRVAKQGGGKKFADLLWRPRVLIEMKKRGEKLANHYQQAFDYWLKLVPDRPRYAVLCNFDELWVYDFNQQLDEPMDRLRIEELPERYTVLNFMFEQERAPLFGNNRVDVTREAADSVAKVLNSVIARGEDRARAQRFLLQCVMAMFAEDFELIPRGFFTELADDARAGRGSSFDLFGGLFRQMNTSERARGGRFAPIPYFNGGLFRAVDPIELNRDELYLLHKAALENNWARIQPQIFGVLFQSSMDKKEQHAKGAHYTSEADIMRVVLPTIVTPFQRQIEAATTQKELRAILDELASFQVLDPACGSGNFLYVAYRELRRLEARALLRLRDLSAPGTALPPARVSIRQMHGLEYDPFGVELAKVTLTLAKELAIREMHDLLGNTGLDFDQPLPLDNLDDRIVQGDALFTPWPRVDAIVGNPPFQSKNKLQREMGAAYVKKLRAHYPDVPGRADYCVYWIRKAHDQLGSGQRAGLVGTNTIRQNDSRVGGLDYVVQHGGTITDAVGTQVWSGDAAVHVSIVNWVKGPAEGPKHLAWQVGDHRTSPWQSTELPVINSALSAGTDVTQAQKLRVNMNSGACYQGQTHGHKGFLLDGLEAGQMLSAERKNAEVIFPYLTGDELLRTSPPHPTRYVIDFQPRDVFGARAYKLPFARIEREVLPTRQAAAAEEEARNAEVLAANPKAKTNKHHRNFLNQWWALSYGRSEMIEKISSLSRYIVCSRVTKRQVFEFLDNGIRPSDGLQIFAFEDDYSFGVIQSSVHWQWLIARGGTLTARLMYTSDTVFDTFPWP
- a CDS encoding aminotransferase class I/II-fold pyridoxal phosphate-dependent enzyme; the encoded protein is MWASQRASSVPGSVFSLMDAAKMRARGRGLNVTDLSIGSSDQHPPLSVLDELRAATHDPATYRYPLFSDTQPLRDAAAAYLARRFGVRLNADTEVLPLIGAQEGLAHLLLAVTDPGDTLLLPDPCYPPYWGAAAVAGLNVVTLPLLPERGFLPDLSRVPANVRPRVLLLNYPNNPTSAIASAEFFREAAAWCRERGTLLVHDHPYAELTFGDYRAPSALEAGMEGVVELHSLSKTHHLGGFRVGFAAGDAGAVAALARVKGAIDFHPYLGIQRAAAHALGLPDEVGRVGARIFEERRDALLSALRDLGWEVQTPQASMYAWAQVPGLRDSVAFAVRAAEETGVVVSPGQAFGERGEGFVRFALVQPPEVLRGAAAKLGEVGV
- a CDS encoding HesA/MoeB/ThiF family protein, which gives rise to MTLTREELRRVSRPLLVPEWAEAGAQEKLRAARVLVVGAGGLGGPVIRQLAGAGVGALTVADGDTVSVTNLHRQQLYRTADVGRSKAETACAVAQGVNPFVQIQAAPALTPETAPTLIAAHDLTVDATDNFETRYLIADTCRELGREWVWGAASGVSGLCSVFGPHLGLRDVFPTPEDDSSCDELGVLGPVPNLVGDLMALQALLVLGGVGEPLRGKLWTFDALTGRVRVLKMGG